In the genome of Pseudomonas bubulae, one region contains:
- the cynR gene encoding transcriptional regulator CynR — MLARHIKYFLAVAQHHSFTKAAAALHVSQPALSQQVRQLEESLSAQLFDRSGRTTRLTDAGEVYLRYARRASQELEEGKRAIHDVGDLSRGALRVALTPTFTTYLVGPLVEAFHSRYPNITLNLREIAQEQMEELLLADELDVGIAFEDGHSQDIETQPLLIEALALVVGERHPLAGQSAIDLDALSAESLILLSEEFATREQIDRYCRQHNITPRVKMEANVIGAVIEVVRRTTLSTLLPATVALAHQGLFAIELSPQRLHRTAVLMQRKGAYQTSAARAFIELATDIAAQLEKR, encoded by the coding sequence AGCTGCTGCGCTGCATGTTTCGCAGCCCGCGCTGTCACAGCAAGTCAGGCAACTTGAGGAAAGTCTTTCTGCCCAGTTATTTGACCGATCGGGACGTACGACGCGGCTGACTGACGCCGGCGAAGTGTATTTACGCTATGCACGCCGGGCTTCGCAGGAACTGGAGGAAGGAAAACGTGCAATCCATGACGTGGGCGATTTGAGTCGCGGGGCACTCAGGGTTGCATTGACACCGACGTTCACCACATATCTGGTCGGACCACTGGTCGAAGCTTTCCACAGCCGATATCCGAATATCACCTTGAACCTGCGTGAGATCGCTCAAGAACAGATGGAGGAGCTTCTGCTGGCCGATGAGCTGGACGTGGGTATCGCTTTCGAGGACGGGCACTCTCAGGACATAGAGACCCAGCCGCTTCTGATAGAAGCCCTCGCGCTGGTGGTTGGGGAAAGACACCCGTTGGCTGGACAGAGTGCTATTGACCTGGACGCTCTGAGTGCCGAATCACTGATCCTGCTCAGCGAAGAGTTTGCCACTCGCGAGCAGATCGACCGCTACTGTCGCCAGCACAACATTACCCCGCGGGTGAAAATGGAGGCCAATGTTATCGGTGCAGTCATCGAAGTGGTGCGCAGGACCACACTGTCGACCCTGTTACCGGCAACCGTCGCGCTTGCACATCAGGGGCTGTTTGCCATTGAACTAAGCCCTCAGCGACTGCACCGTACCGCCGTATTGATGCAGCGCAAAGGGGCCTACCAGACTTCAGCTGCACGTGCCTTCATCGAACTGGCCACAGACATTGCGGCCCAACTCGAGAAGAGATAA